One Citricoccus sp. K5 DNA window includes the following coding sequences:
- a CDS encoding sigma 54-interacting transcriptional regulator, with protein MATVPDSTPPTVFSSSATSSETAPPSIGTLAELRAAGHEQRSLREEIRANLLAALAAGRNPWPGLHGFDRTVIPQLERALIAGHDVVLLGERGQGKTRLLRTLSGLLDEWSPVIAGSELNEHPYEPLTSESRARAARDGGGLPVAWRHRSERYVEKLSTPDTSVADLIGDVDPMRVAEGRRLGDPETIHYGLVPRSNRGIVALNELPDLAERIQVALLNVMEERDIQIRGYVLRLPLDVLVVASANPEDYTNRGRIITPLKDRFGAEIRTHYPRELAHEIAVIRQEARLTSEVPDVILEILARFTRALRSSSAVNQSSGVSARFAIAGAETIAAAARHRATVRGDEPVARLVDLESAAEVLGGKIEFESGEEGREDEILEHLLRTATAQTVREHFAGLDFGPLVDAFDGHRTTTGGRVTAAEFLADLPELEDPTLYDEIDQRLRVLATRDSTPQTDSGEDPTAGGSTAGGHTIGHNAGGQAPDASGGQALGHRAGAIELALEGLYLARELSKESDDGQTVYG; from the coding sequence ATGGCCACTGTTCCTGATTCCACGCCGCCCACGGTCTTTTCGTCTTCGGCCACCTCGTCCGAGACGGCCCCGCCCTCCATCGGCACCCTCGCCGAATTGCGCGCCGCCGGCCACGAACAGCGTTCCCTGCGGGAGGAGATCCGCGCCAACCTCCTGGCAGCCCTGGCCGCTGGTCGGAACCCGTGGCCCGGGTTACATGGCTTCGACCGAACGGTCATTCCCCAACTGGAGAGGGCCTTGATCGCCGGGCACGACGTCGTCCTGCTGGGTGAACGAGGCCAGGGCAAGACCCGGCTGTTGCGAACCCTGAGCGGATTGCTCGACGAATGGTCGCCGGTGATCGCCGGGTCCGAACTCAACGAGCACCCTTACGAGCCCCTCACCTCTGAGAGCCGGGCACGGGCCGCGCGCGACGGCGGCGGGTTGCCCGTGGCGTGGAGGCATCGTTCGGAGCGGTATGTGGAGAAGCTCTCGACGCCGGATACCTCCGTGGCCGATCTGATCGGCGACGTGGATCCGATGCGAGTGGCCGAAGGCCGCCGCCTGGGCGACCCGGAGACGATCCACTATGGGCTGGTCCCGCGGTCCAATCGTGGGATCGTCGCCCTCAACGAGTTGCCGGACCTGGCCGAACGGATTCAGGTGGCTCTCTTGAACGTCATGGAGGAACGGGACATCCAGATCCGGGGTTACGTGCTGCGTCTGCCCCTGGATGTACTGGTGGTCGCTTCCGCCAACCCGGAGGACTACACCAACCGTGGCCGCATCATCACTCCGCTCAAGGACCGCTTCGGAGCGGAGATCCGCACTCACTACCCCCGGGAGCTGGCCCACGAGATCGCGGTGATCCGACAGGAGGCACGACTCACCTCGGAGGTCCCGGACGTGATCCTGGAGATCTTGGCCCGGTTCACCCGTGCCTTGCGATCCTCGAGCGCCGTCAATCAGTCCTCGGGAGTCTCTGCTCGTTTCGCCATTGCCGGTGCCGAGACCATCGCCGCTGCAGCCCGCCATCGGGCGACCGTTCGAGGCGACGAACCGGTGGCGCGCCTCGTGGACCTGGAATCCGCGGCAGAAGTGCTCGGCGGCAAGATCGAGTTCGAGTCAGGTGAGGAAGGCAGGGAGGACGAGATCCTCGAACACCTGTTGCGGACCGCGACCGCCCAGACGGTGCGGGAGCATTTTGCCGGCCTCGACTTCGGACCGCTGGTCGACGCCTTCGACGGGCACCGCACCACCACCGGCGGACGCGTGACCGCGGCCGAGTTCCTGGCGGATCTGCCCGAACTCGAGGATCCGACCTTGTACGACGAGATCGACCAACGACTGCGCGTCCTGGCTACCCGAGATTCCACCCCGCAGACGGACTCCGGCGAAGACCCCACAGCAGGAGGCTCCACAGCAGGAGGTCACACAATAGGACACAACGCTGGCGGACAGGCACCGGATGCGTCCGGCGGGCAAGCACTCGGACATCGGGCCGGCGCCATCGAGTTGGCCCTCGAGGGCCTGTATCTGGCCCGCGAACTCTCCAAGGAGTCTGACGACGGCCAGACCGTCTACGGCTAA
- a CDS encoding HNH endonuclease signature motif containing protein produces MIDKDGASSLDLPELLAITRVLVEEVAARATDPGLLGYLDRFAEEPEVDRSAQWGLYVHVADEAPGETATGPGADIPPSEASAASLPVVLAQVEELSRWLDSARTGLAGHTDRIFDLHTTRREVLGIPEGKTAYRNGADYLRQTLRIHRVEAKRRVARAQCVLASRDPASLQPDAVVAPKMPELARAVAGATMDSASVDTVAATLAEAVRDAGLAGADPEFVHGLVTEGERILVGHAGQSDPETVKKVCSHWRQRFDALVNPDGLEPTDAQANAAQGLFYQGRGQANLHRWLLMATDLQHEVLQTIAADAANPRKDPRKDEGAGTEIDAGVQNTGGDFGVQNTDDIVVESESESESESESESERKPEVDSGALTGCEGGTATRSAADLRIETAAEPWAGQVRERAALDPRSPAQKRLDGLVSALTGALALTSMPAQWPRDGAEGLVGANRPDAGGGSRPQVLVTIDYQTLAGQVGEHQATVSPKATGHLLSQAAYTGPVSPAMIRQLACDSDLIPIVLGGTGEVLDVGRSQRLFTRKLRRAITARDGGCAAPDCSIYAPWCEAHHIQHWEHGGPTSVDNGVLLCSHHHHAVHAGAWEIEVVDGIPWFIPARYHDPTQTPRRNHYWRTGSSNSTTTNGRKPSSKNDGDGHGCGERDESHDGESGGEADERGAA; encoded by the coding sequence TTGATCGATAAGGATGGGGCGTCCTCTCTGGACCTGCCCGAGCTCCTGGCCATCACCCGCGTGTTGGTGGAGGAGGTGGCCGCACGGGCCACTGATCCCGGGTTGTTGGGGTACCTCGACCGCTTCGCTGAGGAGCCGGAGGTCGATCGGTCGGCGCAGTGGGGCCTCTATGTCCATGTTGCCGACGAGGCACCCGGTGAGACGGCGACAGGTCCTGGTGCTGACATCCCTCCAAGCGAGGCATCGGCGGCGTCCTTGCCCGTCGTTCTGGCTCAGGTGGAGGAACTGTCCCGGTGGCTCGACTCGGCTCGGACCGGATTGGCGGGGCATACGGATCGGATCTTCGACCTCCACACCACCCGGCGTGAGGTGTTGGGGATACCGGAGGGCAAGACTGCGTACCGCAATGGCGCGGACTATCTCCGGCAGACCTTGCGGATCCACCGAGTCGAGGCGAAGAGGAGAGTGGCGCGGGCACAGTGCGTGCTGGCCAGCCGTGATCCCGCCAGCTTGCAACCCGATGCCGTGGTCGCTCCGAAAATGCCTGAGCTGGCTCGGGCCGTGGCCGGGGCAACCATGGATTCGGCCTCGGTGGACACCGTGGCGGCAACCTTGGCTGAGGCTGTCCGGGATGCTGGGCTGGCCGGTGCCGATCCAGAGTTCGTCCACGGTCTGGTCACGGAGGGGGAGCGGATCCTCGTCGGACATGCCGGCCAGTCGGATCCTGAAACCGTGAAGAAGGTCTGCTCGCACTGGCGCCAGCGCTTCGATGCGCTGGTCAACCCGGATGGCCTGGAGCCGACGGACGCCCAGGCCAACGCAGCTCAAGGGTTGTTCTACCAGGGCAGAGGCCAAGCCAACCTGCATCGGTGGCTGCTGATGGCTACGGATCTGCAGCATGAGGTCCTGCAGACCATCGCCGCCGATGCCGCCAACCCGCGCAAAGATCCGCGCAAGGACGAGGGTGCCGGTACAGAAATCGACGCCGGCGTTCAGAACACAGGCGGCGACTTTGGGGTTCAGAATACAGACGACATCGTGGTCGAAAGCGAAAGCGAAAGCGAAAGCGAAAGCGAAAGCGAAAGCGAACGCAAGCCCGAAGTCGACTCCGGTGCGTTGACTGGGTGCGAGGGTGGAACGGCGACTCGAAGCGCGGCTGACCTGCGAATCGAGACCGCTGCGGAGCCCTGGGCCGGCCAGGTCCGAGAGAGGGCGGCTCTGGATCCGCGCAGTCCGGCGCAGAAGCGGCTCGATGGTCTGGTGAGCGCCCTGACCGGTGCCTTGGCCCTCACCTCGATGCCCGCCCAGTGGCCGAGGGACGGGGCAGAGGGCCTTGTGGGAGCCAACCGGCCGGACGCTGGCGGTGGGTCACGGCCCCAGGTGCTGGTGACGATCGACTACCAGACCCTGGCCGGACAGGTCGGGGAGCATCAAGCCACCGTTTCGCCGAAGGCCACCGGTCATCTGCTCTCCCAGGCTGCCTATACCGGGCCGGTGAGTCCGGCCATGATCCGGCAGCTGGCCTGTGACAGTGACCTGATCCCGATTGTGCTCGGCGGCACGGGAGAGGTGCTGGACGTGGGACGGTCCCAGCGGCTCTTCACGCGCAAGCTCAGACGGGCGATCACGGCCCGGGACGGCGGCTGCGCGGCACCGGACTGCTCCATCTATGCCCCGTGGTGCGAAGCGCACCACATCCAGCACTGGGAACACGGCGGTCCGACCAGTGTGGACAACGGAGTACTGCTCTGCTCGCACCACCACCATGCCGTGCATGCCGGAGCCTGGGAGATCGAGGTCGTCGACGGGATTCCGTGGTTCATTCCGGCTCGCTATCACGATCCCACCCAGACGCCGCGTCGCAATCACTATTGGCGGACTGGCTCCAGTAATTCCACCACGACGAACGGTAGGAAACCCTCAAGCAAGAACGACGGTGACGGTCACGGTTGCGGTGAGCGCGACGAGAGCCACGATGGCGAAAGCGGTGGCGAAGCAGACGAGCGAGGTGCGGCGTGA
- a CDS encoding VWA domain-containing protein, whose amino-acid sequence MRHHQSSRYGRYDGGPDPLAPPIDLSEALDAVADDVMAGYSPAQALREFLRRGGRTMAGLDELAGRVQQKRRDLLSRHGLDGTLQEAKKLLDEAVLEERKQLARDIRMDDTDRAFREMQLQNLPASTAAAVTELADYDWKSDTARRTFEEIKDLLGRELLDQRFAGMKSALENATEQDRTAIAAMLRDLNDLLDKHARGEDTPEDFQNFMAQHGDQFPEDPNDIDELIDTLAERSAAAQRMLRSMSPEQREELMALSAQAFGSADLLDQLNRLDANLQGLRPGEDWTGAEQFDGDQGLGLGDGTGVFQDLAELDQLSDQLAQSVPGSTLSDVDVDRLARQLGDEAAADARTLERLEKALRDSGLLRRGTDGDLKLSPKAVRKLGTSLLKDAAGRLSGRQGQRDTRLAGAAGELTGSSRAWQYGDVEPWDVTQTITNAISRTVAEGRNPRTGLRIEVADVEVQETEARTQAAVALLVDTSFSMAAEGRWVPMKRTALALHHLVATRFRGDQLQLVQFGRYAQRVDIDELTALPPMREQGTNLHHGLMLATRFFRQHPTMQPVLLIVTDGEPTAHLLHHGDAGPEAWFSYPPDRETLRATIAELDRVGRLGAETTFFRLGFDPGLVEFLAAMARRVDGRVVAPDAEDLGAAVVGEFLRSRSHPSDRPGPDWTD is encoded by the coding sequence GTGAGACACCACCAGTCCTCACGTTATGGCCGCTACGACGGCGGCCCCGATCCACTCGCACCACCGATCGACCTCTCCGAGGCACTCGACGCCGTGGCGGACGACGTCATGGCCGGATACTCCCCCGCGCAGGCCCTGCGCGAGTTCCTGCGCCGCGGCGGACGGACGATGGCCGGTCTGGACGAACTCGCCGGCCGCGTCCAGCAGAAGCGCCGGGACCTGCTCAGCCGGCACGGCCTGGACGGCACCCTCCAGGAGGCGAAGAAACTGCTGGACGAGGCCGTCCTCGAGGAACGCAAACAATTGGCCCGTGACATCCGGATGGACGACACCGACCGGGCCTTCCGGGAGATGCAGCTGCAGAATCTCCCTGCTTCCACGGCCGCCGCCGTCACCGAACTGGCCGATTATGACTGGAAATCGGACACCGCGCGCCGCACCTTCGAGGAGATCAAGGACCTGCTCGGCCGCGAGCTGCTCGACCAGCGGTTTGCCGGCATGAAGAGCGCGCTCGAGAACGCCACTGAGCAGGATCGGACGGCCATCGCCGCCATGCTCCGGGACCTCAACGATCTGCTGGACAAACATGCCCGCGGCGAGGACACCCCTGAGGACTTCCAGAACTTCATGGCCCAGCACGGTGACCAGTTCCCCGAGGACCCGAACGACATCGACGAACTGATCGATACCCTCGCCGAGCGCTCCGCCGCGGCCCAGCGCATGCTTCGATCCATGTCCCCGGAACAGCGTGAAGAACTAATGGCCCTGTCCGCACAGGCCTTCGGCTCAGCGGACCTCCTGGACCAGCTGAACCGTCTCGACGCCAACCTCCAAGGCCTGCGCCCCGGCGAGGACTGGACCGGTGCCGAACAGTTCGACGGCGACCAGGGACTCGGCCTCGGAGACGGCACCGGGGTCTTCCAAGACCTGGCCGAACTCGATCAGCTCAGCGACCAGCTCGCTCAGTCCGTTCCCGGTTCCACCCTGTCAGACGTGGACGTGGACCGGCTGGCCCGCCAGCTCGGGGACGAGGCCGCCGCCGACGCCAGGACTCTCGAACGACTCGAGAAGGCCCTCAGGGACAGCGGCCTGCTGCGACGCGGCACCGACGGGGACTTGAAGCTCTCTCCGAAGGCCGTGCGCAAGCTCGGCACATCCCTGCTCAAGGATGCCGCCGGCCGCCTCTCCGGCCGGCAGGGCCAGCGCGATACCCGGTTGGCCGGGGCTGCCGGCGAACTCACCGGATCGAGCCGAGCGTGGCAGTACGGGGATGTCGAGCCCTGGGACGTCACGCAGACCATCACGAACGCGATCAGTCGCACGGTCGCCGAGGGCAGGAATCCCCGGACCGGCCTGCGGATCGAGGTGGCCGACGTCGAGGTCCAGGAGACAGAGGCCCGCACCCAGGCGGCCGTGGCGCTCCTGGTGGACACCTCGTTCTCGATGGCCGCCGAGGGGCGCTGGGTGCCCATGAAGCGCACCGCCCTGGCCCTCCACCACCTCGTCGCGACCCGGTTCCGCGGCGACCAGCTGCAACTCGTGCAGTTCGGCCGCTACGCCCAGCGAGTGGACATCGACGAGCTCACCGCCCTGCCGCCCATGCGCGAACAGGGCACCAATCTGCACCACGGGCTGATGCTCGCCACCCGATTCTTCCGCCAGCACCCCACGATGCAGCCGGTGCTGCTCATCGTCACCGACGGCGAACCGACCGCGCATCTCCTGCACCACGGCGACGCCGGCCCCGAGGCGTGGTTCTCCTACCCGCCCGACCGCGAAACGTTGCGCGCCACCATCGCCGAACTCGACCGCGTCGGCCGGCTCGGTGCGGAGACCACCTTCTTCCGGCTGGGATTCGACCCGGGATTGGTGGAATTCCTCGCCGCCATGGCCCGCCGGGTGGACGGCCGCGTGGTGGCACCGGATGCGGAGGACCTGGGCGCCGCCGTCGTGGGCGAGTTCCTCCGCTCGCGCTCGCACCCATCGGACCGACCGGGTCCGGACTGGACTGACTGA
- a CDS encoding bifunctional 3'-5' exonuclease/DNA polymerase has product MHIVLGPAPDQAPGSSSGHSGHSGHWLPVLVDDGRLEPLPPVTTAALPDLVRTLPARLGLNPETVRWVFASVTRDYRPLLEAGVEIGRCWDLGLCQRILTTAVSNTSTGPAGTTTGSSNSSTSPGTPYSPTVSIPVLEPEPWAAESTPAARADQGTFFDLPSTNRRGQDTPAAPDLARELVAQLDAVAASRHRHRLKLLLAAESQGALIAAEILHEGLPWRRDLHERMLAEVLGPRPAEGQRPRLLQELAEDIAVTLGVPGLNPDSPQDLLRGLNLAGIRVSSTRAWDLKGWAAEGGADSQRRSGLISGVLEYKRLYRLWTANGWHWLDEWVRDGRFHPAYSVGGVVTGRWAAHGGGAMQIPAVVRDAVRADPGHLLTVADASQVEPRILAAMSEDRALAEAGSGHDLYLAVAEQGRRAGSELGERSRAKVALLGAMYGATTGDSAALMPHLRRLFPEAIALLERAARRGEEGGQVSTWLGRTSPPSAPEWLAATANVSTAEAEARARTARRSAGRFTRNFVIQGTAAEWALCWMGEIRRRLRVGRDDGLPMRTRLVFFVHDEVVLHGPAEEAPAVHQIVTEAAQAAGRLLFGAAPVEFPLSISAAESYAAAH; this is encoded by the coding sequence ATGCACATCGTCCTGGGCCCGGCGCCTGATCAGGCACCCGGCTCCAGTTCCGGGCATTCCGGGCATTCCGGGCATTGGCTACCCGTGCTGGTCGACGACGGCCGGCTCGAGCCCCTTCCCCCGGTCACCACCGCCGCGCTGCCCGATCTGGTGCGCACTCTGCCCGCACGGCTCGGCCTGAACCCGGAGACTGTTCGCTGGGTGTTCGCTTCCGTGACGAGGGACTACCGGCCGCTGCTCGAGGCCGGCGTGGAGATCGGCCGGTGCTGGGACCTGGGTCTGTGCCAGCGCATCCTGACGACCGCAGTCTCCAACACCTCCACCGGTCCCGCCGGCACCACCACCGGTTCCTCCAACTCGTCCACGTCTCCCGGGACCCCCTACTCCCCCACCGTTTCCATCCCGGTGCTGGAACCCGAGCCGTGGGCAGCAGAGTCAACACCAGCCGCACGGGCGGATCAGGGAACGTTTTTCGATCTGCCCTCAACCAACCGCAGAGGGCAGGACACGCCCGCTGCACCTGATCTGGCTCGCGAACTGGTGGCCCAGCTGGACGCGGTGGCGGCATCTCGACACCGTCACCGGCTCAAGCTGCTGTTGGCCGCCGAGTCCCAGGGTGCCCTCATCGCGGCGGAGATCCTGCACGAGGGCCTGCCCTGGCGCCGGGACCTCCACGAGCGGATGCTCGCCGAGGTACTGGGCCCGCGTCCGGCGGAGGGACAGCGCCCCCGACTCCTGCAGGAGCTCGCTGAGGACATCGCCGTCACCCTCGGAGTGCCCGGACTCAATCCGGATTCACCCCAGGACCTGTTGCGCGGGCTCAATCTCGCCGGCATCCGCGTGTCCTCCACCCGGGCCTGGGACCTGAAGGGCTGGGCAGCCGAAGGCGGCGCCGACTCGCAGCGGCGGTCCGGGTTGATCTCCGGCGTGCTGGAGTACAAGCGTCTGTACCGGCTGTGGACGGCCAACGGGTGGCATTGGCTGGACGAGTGGGTGCGGGACGGCCGCTTTCATCCGGCCTACTCCGTGGGCGGGGTGGTGACGGGCCGGTGGGCAGCCCACGGCGGTGGCGCCATGCAGATCCCGGCAGTGGTCCGGGACGCTGTCCGAGCCGACCCGGGTCATCTGCTCACGGTGGCCGACGCGTCCCAGGTGGAGCCGCGCATCCTGGCAGCGATGTCCGAGGACCGAGCCCTGGCCGAGGCCGGCTCCGGTCATGACCTCTACCTGGCCGTCGCCGAGCAGGGCCGGCGCGCCGGCTCCGAACTCGGCGAGCGATCCCGGGCGAAGGTGGCACTCCTGGGTGCCATGTATGGCGCGACGACGGGTGATTCAGCGGCGCTGATGCCCCACCTGCGCCGGTTGTTCCCCGAAGCCATCGCCCTGCTGGAGCGCGCGGCGCGGCGCGGTGAGGAGGGCGGACAGGTCTCCACCTGGCTGGGGCGGACCTCCCCGCCGTCCGCGCCGGAATGGCTGGCGGCCACCGCAAACGTGTCCACGGCCGAGGCGGAGGCGCGGGCCAGGACGGCGCGCCGGTCGGCCGGCCGGTTCACCCGCAACTTCGTCATCCAGGGCACGGCGGCAGAATGGGCCCTGTGTTGGATGGGTGAGATCCGCCGGCGATTGCGGGTAGGCCGCGATGACGGGCTCCCGATGCGGACTCGCCTGGTGTTCTTCGTCCACGACGAGGTGGTCCTGCACGGCCCCGCCGAGGAGGCGCCGGCCGTGCATCAGATCGTCACGGAGGCGGCGCAGGCCGCCGGGAGGCTGCTGTTCGGGGCGGCCCCGGTGGAGTTCCCGCTCTCGATCTCCGCTGCCGAGTCCTACGCCGCGGCCCACTGA
- a CDS encoding acyl-CoA dehydrogenase family protein — MRRRIFETEHEDFRDAVGEFVSRQVTPNIEAWAEAKGLPREFWLQAGQQGLLGLEVPEEFGGGYPQDYRFNAVVFEELAKASFAISSCVGIDADIVPPYIVDLGTPEQHARWLPGVAEGSIVTAIAMTEPSGGSDLANLKTTAVRDGDEWVVNGSKTFITNGYSADLVVVAARTSPEKKAKGITLFGVETGMAGFERGRKLDKVGQPESDTAELFFTDVRVPAENIIGQVDTGFIQMMRNLPQERLGAAVYGLAHARQILDETIGYAKERKAFGQSIGAFQHNKFLLAELVTKVEVTQAFLDDAIMAHTAGELSAVDAAKAKYWASDVQNEVIDHCVQLYGGYGYMNEYRVARAWKDARVNKIWAGSNEIMKELIGRDLGL, encoded by the coding sequence GTGCGCCGCCGCATATTCGAGACCGAACATGAAGACTTCCGCGATGCCGTAGGCGAGTTCGTCAGCCGCCAGGTCACCCCGAACATCGAGGCCTGGGCCGAGGCCAAGGGCCTGCCGCGGGAGTTCTGGCTGCAGGCCGGCCAGCAGGGCCTGCTCGGACTGGAGGTCCCGGAGGAGTTCGGCGGCGGATATCCGCAGGACTACCGCTTCAACGCCGTGGTCTTCGAGGAACTGGCCAAGGCCAGCTTCGCCATCTCCTCCTGTGTGGGCATCGACGCGGACATCGTGCCGCCCTACATCGTGGATCTCGGCACCCCCGAGCAGCACGCCCGGTGGCTGCCCGGTGTGGCGGAGGGCTCCATCGTCACCGCCATCGCCATGACGGAGCCGTCCGGCGGCTCCGACCTGGCCAACCTCAAGACCACCGCGGTGCGCGACGGCGACGAGTGGGTCGTCAACGGGTCCAAGACCTTCATCACCAACGGCTACTCCGCCGACCTGGTGGTGGTGGCCGCCCGCACCAGTCCGGAGAAGAAGGCCAAGGGCATCACCCTGTTCGGTGTGGAGACCGGGATGGCGGGCTTCGAGCGGGGCCGCAAGCTGGACAAGGTCGGCCAGCCCGAATCGGACACCGCCGAACTGTTCTTCACGGATGTCCGTGTCCCGGCCGAGAACATCATCGGCCAGGTGGACACCGGTTTCATCCAGATGATGAGGAACCTGCCGCAGGAGCGCTTGGGCGCCGCTGTCTACGGGCTCGCCCACGCCCGTCAGATCTTGGACGAGACCATCGGCTACGCCAAGGAGCGCAAGGCCTTCGGGCAGTCGATCGGTGCCTTCCAGCACAACAAGTTCCTGTTGGCCGAGCTCGTGACCAAGGTCGAGGTCACCCAGGCCTTCCTCGACGACGCCATCATGGCCCACACCGCCGGCGAGCTCTCCGCCGTGGATGCGGCCAAGGCCAAGTACTGGGCCTCGGACGTGCAGAACGAGGTCATCGACCACTGCGTCCAGTTGTACGGCGGCTACGGCTACATGAACGAGTACCGGGTGGCCCGTGCCTGGAAGGATGCCCGCGTCAACAAGATCTGGGCCGGCTCCAACGAGATCATGAAGGAGCTCATCGGGCGCGATCTCGGGCTCTGA
- a CDS encoding transglycosylase domain-containing protein, translating to MSFVRRATSTTLGKILSFFGVSALAGLLVAGLFLPLAVTGGATASTGSDMIEQFPAELREEPVSVPSRILAEDGTELATFYAENRQPVELDQISQDMQDAIIAIEDERFYEHGGVDPQGIGRALVTNASSGSQQGASTITQQYVNNMLINADMLRGEERLTISGTKTYADKLKEMKLAVSVEQEMSKEDILEGYLNIVLFGGRTYGVEAAAQYYWGIPAAELDIAQAATLAGVVKSPNGYNPETNPEASVERRNIVLNSMLSQGKITEQEHEEATNAELGLDIHQEATGCISASQAPYFCDYVHREILASEAFGPDVESREQLLNRGGLEITTTLDSGLQDQAQQSVEKTAPAGDASGAGASLVTVEPGTGNIKAMAQNTNYSPEESEDAGNTVLNFNVDAAQGGGNGFQGGSSLKPYVAAAWLESGRSMYDIVDASQDHWPQGSEFKASCQEGGSISIPDEGGWKVNNVIDNMKREMTADFGLYWSTNTVMVNMAEELDLCDITDLTTRLGVHRADDGQPLNPANPSFILGAEEFAPMTQAAAYAAFANDGQYCAPRSLVSVKDTNGKEYDVGAPECDQALEPEVVAQLNETLTNIAQRTADETGQTETVERAPMGGKTGTNNAQSSTWYIGYTSGLSTASWVGRYQDLKSLADVPVNGQRHEDFWGSTLAAPQWFDYMGQTAEQFPAEEFRAAQDSPIQNPGSRDRYQMGGDGTEPGNEPERPGDAADGTPDNPDADSPSGPAPSGTASEPTRSESGSPGQVPSEPGSPSPTPSGSGSPAAP from the coding sequence ATGAGTTTTGTCCGCAGAGCCACGTCCACCACGCTCGGCAAGATCCTCTCGTTCTTCGGAGTGAGCGCGCTCGCCGGACTCCTCGTGGCGGGGCTGTTCCTGCCGCTGGCCGTCACCGGCGGGGCCACGGCGTCCACGGGTTCGGACATGATCGAGCAGTTCCCCGCGGAGCTGCGGGAGGAGCCCGTCAGCGTGCCCTCCCGCATCCTCGCGGAGGACGGCACGGAGCTGGCCACGTTCTATGCGGAGAACCGCCAGCCGGTCGAACTGGACCAGATCAGCCAGGACATGCAGGACGCGATCATCGCGATCGAGGACGAGCGCTTCTACGAGCACGGTGGCGTGGACCCGCAGGGCATCGGCCGCGCACTGGTCACCAATGCCTCCTCGGGGTCCCAGCAGGGTGCCTCCACCATCACGCAGCAATACGTCAACAACATGCTCATCAATGCGGACATGCTCCGGGGGGAGGAACGGCTGACGATCTCCGGCACGAAGACGTATGCGGACAAGCTCAAGGAGATGAAGCTGGCGGTCTCGGTGGAGCAGGAGATGTCCAAGGAGGACATCCTCGAGGGATATCTCAACATCGTGCTGTTCGGCGGCCGCACGTACGGCGTGGAGGCGGCCGCGCAGTACTACTGGGGCATTCCCGCCGCAGAGCTGGACATCGCCCAGGCGGCCACCCTCGCCGGAGTGGTGAAGTCCCCGAACGGCTACAACCCGGAGACGAACCCCGAGGCATCGGTGGAGCGGCGCAACATCGTGCTGAACTCCATGCTGTCCCAGGGGAAGATCACCGAGCAGGAACACGAGGAGGCCACCAACGCGGAGCTCGGCCTGGACATCCACCAGGAGGCCACGGGCTGCATCTCTGCGTCCCAGGCCCCCTACTTCTGCGACTACGTGCACCGCGAGATCCTCGCAAGCGAGGCCTTCGGACCGGACGTCGAGTCCCGCGAGCAGCTGCTGAACCGCGGCGGCCTGGAGATCACCACCACGCTGGACTCCGGCCTGCAGGACCAGGCCCAGCAGTCCGTGGAGAAGACCGCCCCCGCCGGGGACGCCTCGGGTGCGGGCGCCTCCCTCGTGACGGTGGAGCCGGGGACCGGCAACATCAAGGCGATGGCACAGAACACCAACTACTCGCCGGAGGAGAGCGAGGACGCCGGCAACACCGTCCTGAACTTCAACGTGGACGCGGCCCAGGGTGGTGGCAACGGCTTCCAGGGTGGCTCCTCGCTCAAACCCTATGTGGCGGCGGCCTGGCTCGAGAGCGGCCGGTCCATGTATGACATCGTGGACGCCTCCCAGGACCACTGGCCGCAGGGGTCCGAGTTCAAGGCGTCCTGCCAGGAGGGCGGCTCGATCTCCATCCCCGACGAAGGCGGCTGGAAGGTCAACAACGTCATCGACAACATGAAGCGGGAGATGACCGCCGACTTCGGTCTCTACTGGTCCACCAACACCGTCATGGTCAACATGGCCGAGGAACTGGACCTGTGTGACATCACGGACCTGACCACGCGCCTCGGCGTGCACCGCGCGGACGACGGCCAGCCCCTGAATCCCGCCAACCCCTCGTTCATCCTCGGTGCCGAGGAGTTCGCCCCCATGACCCAGGCTGCGGCCTACGCGGCCTTCGCAAATGACGGTCAGTACTGTGCCCCGCGCTCCCTGGTCTCCGTCAAGGACACCAACGGCAAGGAGTACGACGTCGGCGCCCCGGAATGCGACCAGGCGCTCGAACCCGAGGTGGTCGCCCAGCTGAACGAGACGCTCACCAACATCGCCCAGCGCACCGCGGACGAGACCGGCCAGACCGAGACCGTCGAGCGGGCGCCGATGGGCGGCAAGACCGGCACCAACAACGCACAGTCCTCCACCTGGTACATCGGGTACACCTCCGGGCTGTCCACGGCCAGCTGGGTGGGGCGCTACCAGGACCTGAAGTCTCTGGCCGACGTTCCCGTCAACGGGCAGCGCCACGAGGACTTCTGGGGCAGCACGCTCGCGGCACCCCAGTGGTTCGACTACATGGGCCAGACGGCGGAGCAGTTCCCGGCGGAGGAGTTCCGGGCGGCCCAGGACTCACCGATCCAGAACCCGGGATCCCGTGACCGCTACCAGATGGGCGGAGACGGCACCGAACCGGGCAACGAACCTGAGCGGCCCGGCGATGCCGCTGATGGGACTCCGGACAACCCCGATGCGGACTCACCCTCGGGGCCGGCACCCAGCGGGACGGCTTCCGAACCGACGCGCTCCGAGTCCGGATCCCCGGGTCAGGTTCCCTCGGAGCCCGGATCGCCGAGCCCGACGCCGTCGGGTTCCGGTTCGCCCGCGGCGCCGTAG